In a genomic window of Roseiflexus castenholzii DSM 13941:
- a CDS encoding glycosyltransferase family 4 protein, producing MRIGIDARYLSHRLVGGVHTYIKHFVAELCMIAADHQVFLYADTKCPFELTNLPANVTLRLLPYRGPHSSVYLDYVGLRRVMARDRLDVAHYPANYGFRVPGARTVVTLHDALTIMPLRETLFSSGSRRTLRSMAMTVYLYAGSRLMLRDADLLLTVSQHAKQDILRYCRFDPQRIIPIPHAPTPDMRRIEDQATLDVVRQRHGIAGRFVLADALKNPGVLVRAWRRLPQPVRESRRIVFFSRHSAPLPVVFEAVERDGALLLFNPPRADLVALYSMADVFVFPSWFEGFGIPVLEAMVCGAPVIVSDRGPLPEVAGDAALVMDAEDDATLARYLEKVLIDPSEAARLRERGFAHAVRFSWRKTAQRILEIYEQAAQMTYRASAAANVSR from the coding sequence ATGAGGATCGGCATTGACGCCCGCTATCTCTCCCATAGACTGGTAGGCGGGGTCCATACCTACATCAAACACTTCGTTGCAGAACTATGCATGATCGCTGCCGATCATCAGGTCTTCCTGTACGCCGACACCAAATGTCCGTTTGAGTTGACCAATTTGCCGGCGAACGTCACGCTGCGTCTGCTGCCGTACCGCGGACCGCACTCCAGTGTGTATCTGGATTACGTCGGGCTGCGGCGTGTTATGGCGCGCGACCGTCTCGATGTGGCGCACTACCCGGCGAACTACGGATTTCGCGTCCCCGGCGCGCGCACTGTGGTGACTCTGCACGATGCGCTGACCATCATGCCGCTGCGCGAGACGCTCTTCAGTTCTGGTTCCCGCCGCACGCTGCGCTCAATGGCGATGACCGTCTACCTCTATGCTGGATCGCGGCTCATGCTCCGCGATGCTGATCTACTGCTAACGGTTTCGCAGCATGCAAAGCAGGACATTCTGCGCTACTGTCGCTTCGATCCTCAGCGGATCATCCCCATCCCGCATGCGCCGACGCCGGATATGCGGCGGATCGAGGATCAGGCAACGCTCGACGTTGTGCGGCAACGCCACGGGATTGCGGGGCGCTTCGTCCTGGCGGATGCACTGAAGAATCCTGGCGTGCTGGTACGCGCCTGGCGGCGACTGCCGCAACCGGTGCGCGAGAGCCGCCGGATCGTCTTCTTTTCGCGCCATTCGGCGCCGCTACCGGTCGTGTTTGAGGCGGTCGAACGCGACGGCGCGTTGCTGCTGTTCAACCCGCCACGCGCCGACCTGGTGGCGCTGTACAGCATGGCGGATGTGTTTGTGTTCCCCTCATGGTTCGAGGGATTCGGTATCCCGGTGCTGGAAGCGATGGTCTGCGGCGCGCCGGTGATCGTGTCGGATCGCGGTCCTTTGCCGGAAGTCGCCGGTGACGCGGCGCTGGTGATGGATGCCGAGGATGACGCCACACTTGCCCGCTATCTCGAAAAGGTGCTGATCGACCCATCGGAGGCAGCGCGATTGCGCGAACGTGGGTTTGCGCACGCTGTACGGTTCAGTTGGCGCAAGACAGCGCAGCGGATTCTGGAGATCTACGAGCAGGCGGCGCAGATGACGTATCGCGCGTCCGCCGCCGCGAACGTGAGTCGCTGA
- a CDS encoding flippase, whose product MNHLATTVLRNSAFGMASHIAMKLLSFTFSVLIIRNLGATDFGQYAAVLGFGSVFLFIADLGLSPYTVREVARLRDQTDGKERIQALYADVLILRLILSVIAGILVVSAAILTGRPLLMIGAIAINSLTVLIYAVHGSSEAVLSGYERLDLVSGMQVVNQLAFVTIGGLALWLGFGYYGLIVATMIGVTLMTALVVRAVLRLGVRPGRITWRRWLPLLRAALPFGIIGLTLGISYRFDTVLLNIYGGDAVTGHYNAAYNLIFSLVTLSNVLNTALYPSLSRQSITAPETLPLVYERVLRYLMLVALPIAVGGFIVAAPLIGLLFGADYAPAAPLFAILIWVLPLMFLSEFLGYVVVIAGREALVARSIIVSSSINVVANLIFIPIYGVLAAAVITVITEAVLVIQYVWLVRDLLGRMQWGALLRVALAVVAMAALVYLARSLPVLATVALGGALYGGLLLAMRVVGPDEAAFVRGVLTARRASAGGHS is encoded by the coding sequence GTGAACCATCTTGCCACAACCGTCCTGCGCAATTCCGCCTTTGGTATGGCGTCGCACATTGCGATGAAACTGCTTTCGTTCACCTTCTCGGTGCTGATCATTCGCAACCTTGGAGCGACCGATTTCGGGCAGTACGCCGCTGTGCTCGGATTTGGCAGCGTCTTCCTGTTCATTGCCGACCTGGGACTCAGCCCGTACACGGTGCGCGAAGTGGCGCGCCTGCGCGATCAAACCGACGGAAAGGAGCGCATTCAGGCGCTCTATGCCGATGTGTTGATCCTGCGCCTGATCCTGTCGGTGATCGCCGGCATTCTGGTGGTCAGCGCCGCGATCCTGACGGGGCGACCGCTCTTGATGATTGGCGCAATTGCGATTAACTCGCTCACCGTGCTGATCTACGCCGTCCACGGTAGTTCCGAAGCAGTATTGTCGGGGTATGAACGGCTCGATCTGGTATCGGGCATGCAGGTTGTCAATCAACTGGCGTTCGTGACAATCGGCGGGCTGGCGCTCTGGTTGGGGTTTGGCTACTATGGCCTGATCGTCGCCACGATGATCGGCGTCACGCTGATGACGGCGCTGGTGGTGCGCGCCGTTCTGCGCCTTGGCGTTCGCCCCGGTCGCATCACCTGGCGGCGCTGGCTGCCGCTGCTGCGCGCCGCGCTTCCATTTGGCATTATTGGTCTGACGCTCGGCATTTCGTACCGCTTCGACACGGTGCTGCTCAATATCTACGGCGGTGATGCTGTCACCGGGCATTACAACGCGGCATATAACCTGATCTTCTCGCTGGTGACGCTGTCGAATGTGCTCAATACTGCGCTGTATCCGTCGCTGTCGCGGCAGTCGATAACGGCGCCGGAGACGTTGCCGCTGGTGTACGAACGGGTGTTGCGCTATCTGATGTTGGTGGCATTGCCCATCGCCGTCGGCGGTTTTATTGTCGCTGCGCCGTTGATCGGGCTGCTGTTCGGCGCCGATTATGCGCCCGCAGCGCCGTTGTTTGCCATCCTGATCTGGGTGTTGCCGTTGATGTTCCTGTCGGAATTTCTCGGCTATGTGGTTGTCATCGCCGGGCGCGAGGCGCTGGTGGCGCGGTCGATCATTGTCAGCAGCAGTATCAACGTTGTCGCCAACCTGATCTTTATTCCAATCTATGGCGTGCTTGCGGCGGCTGTGATTACAGTTATCACCGAGGCAGTGCTGGTTATTCAGTATGTCTGGTTGGTGCGTGACTTGCTGGGTCGAATGCAGTGGGGCGCCCTTCTCCGCGTCGCACTGGCAGTTGTGGCAATGGCAGCGCTGGTCTATCTGGCGCGCAGCCTTCCGGTGCTGGCGACAGTTGCCCTTGGCGGTGCGCTGTATGGCGGGTTGTTGCTGGCGATGCGCGTTGTTGGACCGGACGAGGCGGCGTTTGTGCGAGGAGTCCTTACGGCGCGACGCGCGTCGGCGGGAGGTCATTCCTGA
- a CDS encoding glycosyltransferase family 2 protein: protein MSPRVLIIILCYNGVADTLACLESLQRVEYPSFDLLVIDNASSDGTPEVVRARFPQVKVIENGANLGFAAGNNVGLRYALRHGYDYALLLNNDTEVAPDFLARLIDAAESDPKIGAVGPTITYYERPDLIWSAGGMIDWKRGIAVMRANEVDSGQYHEPADVDFVTGCALLVKRAVLERAGLLDERFFMYFEETEWCVRIRRAGFRILHVPRSRVLHKIPLNARFDKEYLAYYMTRNRLLFLRATGAPLRAWLDALLIQDLRTYLSMVMRPKWRTRSGRIGMRHAWIDFWRGRFGKWEMR from the coding sequence ATGTCTCCCCGAGTCTTGATTATCATCCTCTGCTACAACGGCGTTGCCGACACACTGGCGTGCCTGGAGTCGTTGCAGCGCGTCGAGTATCCGTCGTTCGACCTGCTGGTGATCGATAATGCGTCGAGCGACGGTACGCCGGAGGTGGTGCGCGCGCGGTTTCCGCAGGTCAAGGTTATCGAGAACGGCGCCAACCTCGGTTTTGCCGCCGGCAATAACGTCGGGTTGCGCTATGCGCTGCGCCATGGGTACGATTACGCCTTGCTGCTCAACAACGATACTGAAGTCGCGCCAGACTTCCTGGCGCGCCTGATCGATGCCGCCGAGTCGGACCCGAAGATTGGCGCCGTGGGACCGACGATCACCTACTACGAGCGTCCCGACCTGATCTGGTCGGCTGGCGGGATGATCGACTGGAAGCGCGGTATTGCCGTCATGCGCGCGAATGAAGTCGATAGCGGGCAATACCATGAGCCGGCCGACGTCGATTTCGTGACCGGATGCGCGCTCCTGGTCAAACGCGCAGTTTTAGAGCGCGCCGGGTTGCTCGATGAGCGGTTCTTCATGTATTTCGAGGAGACCGAATGGTGCGTGCGCATCCGCCGTGCCGGGTTCCGCATTCTGCACGTGCCGCGATCGCGCGTTTTACATAAGATTCCCCTTAATGCTCGCTTCGACAAAGAGTACCTGGCGTACTACATGACCCGCAACCGTCTCCTCTTCCTGCGCGCAACCGGCGCGCCGCTCCGCGCGTGGCTCGATGCGCTCCTCATACAAGACCTGCGCACCTACCTCAGCATGGTAATGCGCCCGAAATGGCGCACGCGGTCGGGACGCATCGGGATGCGCCACGCCTGGATCGACTTCTGGCGCGGACGGTTCGGGAAGTGGGAGATGAGGTAA
- a CDS encoding glycosyltransferase family 4 protein, translating to MRILVLTSWWPEPADNGIKLRIRHLLRAIARRYEIHLVALTHDGADTTQRQEVDQLCASAIMLSAPRRNPRRRDVIASLWHTQPASVRVRWEPQWSAVVRERVATLKPDIVLAVELSTAIYAHDLPGVVRILDDPELVELSEWRRAPSPARKLRAWLTWYRQCSYVRYLLRSFAACSVVSEAELDLVRRLAPANTRLAMIPNGAEIGEGPGNWGEPQPDTLIYPGSLTYSANLDAVHYFLNSIFPHIRRRRPDVRLRLTGRVEPEHLVALPSLEGVDVLGFVPDIRSEVARAWCEVVPLREGSGTRLKVLEALALGTPVVSTPKGVEGLDLEHGRHVMIADTPESFADATLRVLEQPELRAQLASQGRQRVVERYDWRVIGQQMNDLLGEVVERYRWMAPGRPRIGNA from the coding sequence ATGCGCATTCTGGTACTCACATCCTGGTGGCCCGAACCGGCGGATAATGGCATCAAACTGCGAATTCGCCATCTTCTGCGCGCGATTGCTCGCCGTTATGAAATCCATCTCGTAGCGCTCACCCATGATGGCGCCGACACGACCCAACGGCAGGAAGTCGATCAACTGTGCGCATCGGCAATAATGCTATCGGCGCCCCGGAGAAACCCGCGTCGTCGCGATGTGATCGCCAGTTTGTGGCACACACAACCGGCATCCGTGCGGGTTCGGTGGGAGCCGCAGTGGAGCGCCGTCGTGCGTGAACGGGTGGCGACGCTGAAGCCGGATATTGTTCTGGCGGTGGAACTGTCGACCGCTATTTACGCCCATGACCTTCCTGGAGTGGTGCGCATCCTCGATGATCCCGAACTGGTTGAACTGTCTGAGTGGCGTCGAGCGCCTTCTCCCGCCAGGAAGCTACGCGCCTGGTTAACGTGGTACAGGCAATGTTCCTACGTTCGCTATCTGTTGCGCTCGTTCGCCGCCTGTAGCGTCGTTTCGGAAGCGGAACTCGACCTGGTGCGCCGCCTGGCGCCTGCAAATACGCGCCTTGCCATGATACCGAATGGCGCAGAGATTGGCGAAGGTCCAGGCAATTGGGGCGAACCACAACCGGACACGCTCATTTATCCCGGCTCACTGACCTACAGCGCCAACCTGGACGCAGTACACTATTTTCTCAACAGCATTTTTCCACATATCCGCCGCAGGCGACCGGATGTGCGATTGCGGCTGACCGGACGAGTCGAACCGGAACATCTTGTGGCACTGCCATCGCTGGAAGGCGTGGATGTGCTGGGATTTGTGCCTGATATTCGATCTGAAGTCGCGCGCGCGTGGTGTGAGGTGGTTCCGCTGCGTGAGGGAAGCGGCACGCGCCTCAAGGTGCTGGAGGCGTTGGCGCTTGGCACGCCGGTTGTCTCGACGCCGAAAGGGGTTGAGGGATTGGACCTGGAACATGGACGCCATGTGATGATCGCCGACACGCCTGAGTCGTTTGCTGACGCCACGCTGCGCGTACTGGAACAGCCGGAGTTGCGTGCGCAACTGGCCTCCCAGGGACGCCAGCGCGTCGTCGAACGATATGACTGGCGGGTGATTGGACAGCAGATGAACGATCTGCTCGGCGAGGTTGTAGAGCGTTATCGATGGATGGCGCCCGGACGCCCGCGCATCGGGAATGCGTGA
- a CDS encoding glycosyltransferase family 4 protein has translation MRLLVVATNTTPPSLSAEVRAGRHQRVDYLDLAQRFGTVHHDYNALRPNWLARRFEDLFRFDVRQAMAVARLAKRGGYDVVVSLSERVGIPLALMLDRRIRHVVIFHHGMSPQKLRLIRALKLQRRWDVIAAISRAEAEGMRVALGLDDQRVVALHTPVDVAFYKPSRPSTGGEAFIQSLGLSHRDYPTLIRAMRRLPHIPCHLRVGSTWVTRRGGHESERLPPNVSLQPFVHPSILRQCYEESRFIIVPIRASTQWSAGCTSVQAAQAMGKPVVATRRPGLSEYLIDGETGVLVEPGDDQGMAETIETLWNDPQRVVRMGRRAREWMASNHSLDQWLDRVEALIQRAICSTARHWTNGSFLASVCAICLSPAWGTCLRAMGETLSALTSVIAA, from the coding sequence ATGCGTTTGCTCGTTGTGGCAACCAATACAACACCGCCGAGTCTTAGTGCAGAGGTGCGCGCCGGTCGGCATCAGCGCGTCGATTATCTGGATCTGGCGCAGCGTTTTGGCACAGTGCATCACGACTACAACGCGCTCCGTCCCAACTGGCTGGCGCGACGGTTCGAGGATCTGTTCCGCTTTGATGTACGTCAGGCGATGGCAGTGGCGCGCCTTGCAAAACGCGGCGGCTACGATGTGGTAGTAAGCCTCTCGGAGCGCGTCGGTATCCCGCTGGCGCTCATGCTTGACCGGCGCATCCGCCACGTGGTCATCTTCCATCACGGCATGTCCCCCCAGAAGCTGCGCCTGATCAGGGCGCTGAAGTTACAGCGACGCTGGGATGTTATCGCAGCGATCAGTCGCGCTGAGGCTGAAGGAATGCGAGTGGCGCTTGGGCTTGACGACCAGCGCGTGGTTGCGTTGCACACGCCGGTCGATGTCGCTTTCTACAAGCCCTCACGTCCGTCAACCGGTGGTGAAGCGTTCATCCAGAGTCTGGGTCTGTCGCACCGCGACTATCCGACGCTCATCCGCGCAATGCGGCGACTGCCGCACATTCCCTGCCATTTGCGCGTGGGCAGCACGTGGGTGACGCGGCGTGGCGGACATGAGAGCGAGCGATTGCCGCCGAACGTTTCTCTGCAACCGTTTGTCCACCCCAGTATCCTGCGGCAGTGTTACGAGGAGAGCCGGTTTATCATCGTCCCCATTCGGGCATCGACGCAGTGGAGCGCGGGATGCACCTCGGTCCAGGCGGCACAGGCAATGGGGAAGCCGGTTGTGGCAACCCGTCGTCCTGGATTGAGCGAATATCTCATCGATGGTGAGACCGGTGTGCTCGTTGAGCCTGGCGATGACCAGGGGATGGCGGAGACGATTGAGACGTTGTGGAACGATCCGCAGCGCGTTGTTCGAATGGGGCGCAGAGCGCGCGAGTGGATGGCAAGCAACCATTCGCTCGATCAGTGGCTCGACCGCGTGGAGGCGCTGATTCAGCGGGCAATTTGTTCCACTGCCCGACACTGGACGAATGGATCGTTCCTGGCAAGTGTGTGTGCCATCTGTTTGTCGCCGGCATGGGGAACATGTCTCCGTGCCATGGGAGAGACCCTCTCCGCTCTGACAAGCGTGATAGCCGCCTAG
- a CDS encoding glycosyltransferase family 4 protein gives MKIVLPVHHFLPRYTAGAELYTYRLARWLRHHGHDVEVVAVESVDHEKPGVFDVTSDTFDGIPVYRLHFNRYAQERHWEYDNPLIGEWFARYLEQERPDLVHFQAGYLMGIAPLRAAVAAGLPTVLTLHDYWFICPRWTLLRGDGALCRAVPDDPAECAWCLRLDRRRFRLPERVTGGRFGEIMRRAGYDPGRESIALRRKALLSSLALPDAVVAPSRFLAQQVRAYVQPERLHVSRLGLDLTLFSDVQRDKEHRTLRIGFIGQIAPHKGVHLLIAAFQKVQARFGRIELHLYGGLTANPGYVARLRRMAAKDPRIHFHGRIENTSVPATLASLDAIVVPSIWYENSPLAIMEAHAAGTPVVTADIGGMAELVRDGVDGLHFRFNDATDLAHVLQRLVDEPDLLSRLRSGIQQPRSIDEEMVQVLAIYDDAIARRSAPVVCSSEQND, from the coding sequence ATGAAGATTGTTCTGCCGGTTCATCATTTTTTGCCGCGCTACACCGCCGGCGCTGAGTTGTACACCTATCGCCTGGCGCGCTGGTTGCGCCACCATGGGCATGATGTGGAAGTCGTCGCTGTGGAGTCGGTCGATCATGAGAAACCGGGCGTCTTCGATGTAACGTCAGACACGTTCGATGGCATTCCGGTGTATCGGTTGCATTTCAATCGGTATGCGCAGGAGCGACATTGGGAATACGATAATCCGCTCATCGGCGAATGGTTTGCGCGTTACCTCGAACAGGAGCGCCCCGATTTGGTTCACTTTCAGGCTGGCTATCTGATGGGTATCGCGCCGCTGCGAGCCGCCGTTGCCGCCGGTCTGCCGACTGTGCTGACCCTGCACGATTACTGGTTTATCTGCCCGCGATGGACCCTGCTGCGCGGCGATGGCGCGCTGTGCCGTGCCGTTCCCGATGATCCTGCCGAATGTGCCTGGTGTCTGCGCCTCGACAGGCGCCGCTTCCGCCTGCCGGAGCGGGTGACAGGCGGCAGGTTCGGGGAGATCATGCGTCGCGCTGGCTATGATCCGGGACGCGAGTCTATTGCGTTGCGTCGTAAGGCGTTGCTCTCCTCGCTGGCGCTACCGGACGCCGTCGTCGCTCCTTCCCGTTTTCTGGCGCAACAGGTGCGCGCTTACGTGCAACCAGAACGTCTGCACGTCTCGCGTCTTGGTCTGGACCTGACACTCTTCTCAGACGTGCAGCGCGATAAAGAACATCGGACTCTCCGGATCGGATTCATTGGACAGATCGCGCCACACAAGGGGGTCCACCTGCTCATTGCCGCGTTTCAGAAGGTGCAGGCGCGCTTCGGCCGCATCGAGTTGCACCTCTACGGCGGATTGACCGCGAATCCGGGGTATGTTGCCCGGCTGCGCCGTATGGCAGCAAAGGACCCGCGCATTCATTTCCACGGCAGAATCGAAAACACGAGCGTTCCTGCGACGCTGGCGAGTCTCGATGCAATCGTGGTTCCATCAATATGGTACGAGAACTCGCCATTGGCGATTATGGAGGCGCACGCTGCGGGAACGCCGGTGGTAACTGCCGACATCGGCGGTATGGCTGAACTGGTGCGCGATGGCGTCGATGGTCTGCACTTCCGCTTCAACGACGCTACCGACCTGGCGCATGTTTTGCAGCGATTGGTTGATGAGCCTGATCTGTTGTCCCGCTTGCGATCCGGTATTCAGCAACCGCGTAGCATCGATGAGGAGATGGTTCAGGTTCTCGCTATCTACGATGATGCCATCGCTCGCCGTAGCGCTCCGGTCGTGTGTAGCAGTGAGCAGAACGATTGA
- a CDS encoding efflux RND transporter periplasmic adaptor subunit produces the protein MRKMIVGTALIGSLLLSACGSLASAPPTPETWTPPPATATPAPTVIPTPTRPALTTYTVQRGTIERSVELQGRVAAVGERELSFAVDGVVKAVYVTPNTNITRGQVLAELDSGELDDRLTQAKQQYAQARRQLERALNELRFPLRRSEIDLEAARATLAQLLAPPDAAKVTAARAALQQAEAARDRARNDASAVKTRAELALQQAQKRLIAAQAEFSAASYAVEQDKTDNRAQERLARAGDALRAAEEDVARLQIEYDTARNNEIAAVQAAEAQVAIAQAALDELLKGPDPLRVAEARRNVALAELAVEQARSAIQVDPTLERAVEEAKKGVEDIQRQIESLKLVAGFDGQILAVNIAPGSVTRAGEPVFIALDPSVAADALEVLITSSAAPLVVGQPVSITFARYPGATYQGTVISIPGSGPGGALSGYHIAYEPTDLKLSSGDAATVTVVLARRENALWLPPKAIRADSRSYVLVQRGDRPERVDIETGLTTPDRVEILSGLNEGDVVIGQ, from the coding sequence ATGCGGAAGATGATTGTTGGCACAGCACTGATTGGGAGCCTCCTCCTCTCTGCGTGTGGTTCGCTGGCATCGGCGCCCCCTACCCCCGAAACCTGGACGCCGCCGCCGGCAACGGCGACGCCGGCGCCTACTGTCATTCCAACGCCAACGCGCCCGGCGTTGACGACGTATACCGTTCAGCGCGGAACCATCGAGCGCAGCGTGGAATTGCAGGGGCGGGTCGCCGCCGTTGGGGAACGCGAACTCTCCTTCGCCGTCGATGGGGTCGTTAAAGCAGTCTATGTGACACCCAACACCAATATCACCAGGGGTCAGGTGCTGGCGGAGCTCGACTCCGGCGAACTGGATGATCGCCTGACGCAGGCGAAACAGCAGTACGCGCAGGCGCGGCGGCAACTCGAACGAGCGCTCAATGAGCTGCGCTTCCCGCTGCGGCGCTCTGAGATCGACCTGGAAGCAGCACGCGCGACGCTGGCACAATTGCTTGCCCCGCCCGATGCCGCGAAAGTGACAGCCGCGCGCGCTGCCCTCCAGCAAGCCGAGGCAGCCCGTGATCGGGCGCGCAATGATGCGTCTGCCGTCAAAACCCGCGCAGAACTGGCGCTCCAACAAGCGCAAAAGCGTCTGATTGCCGCCCAGGCGGAGTTTAGCGCTGCTTCATACGCCGTCGAGCAGGACAAAACCGACAATCGGGCGCAGGAGCGTCTCGCGCGCGCAGGTGATGCGTTGCGTGCAGCCGAAGAAGACGTCGCGCGGCTTCAGATTGAGTACGACACGGCGCGTAACAATGAGATCGCCGCCGTCCAGGCTGCCGAGGCTCAGGTTGCTATCGCACAGGCGGCGCTCGACGAGTTGCTCAAAGGTCCTGATCCGCTGAGAGTAGCAGAAGCGCGGCGCAATGTCGCCCTGGCGGAACTGGCCGTCGAGCAGGCGCGCAGCGCCATTCAGGTCGATCCCACCCTCGAACGCGCCGTCGAAGAAGCAAAGAAGGGTGTGGAAGACATTCAGCGCCAGATCGAATCACTCAAACTGGTCGCCGGGTTCGACGGGCAAATCCTGGCGGTCAACATTGCTCCTGGTTCTGTCACGCGCGCCGGAGAACCGGTGTTCATCGCGCTGGACCCGTCGGTCGCCGCCGATGCCCTGGAGGTGCTGATCACCAGCAGTGCTGCGCCGCTGGTTGTCGGGCAGCCGGTGTCGATCACCTTCGCGCGTTACCCCGGCGCCACATATCAGGGAACGGTGATCAGCATCCCCGGCAGTGGACCGGGTGGCGCACTGAGCGGCTACCATATTGCTTACGAGCCGACCGATCTGAAACTGTCATCTGGCGATGCGGCAACCGTGACCGTCGTGCTGGCGCGGCGCGAAAATGCGCTCTGGCTGCCGCCCAAAGCCATTCGCGCCGACTCGCGTAGTTATGTGCTGGTGCAACGTGGTGATCGCCCCGAACGGGTGGATATCGAAACGGGGTTGACGACGCCGGATCGCGTGGAAATCTTGAGTGGTCTGAATGAAGGCGACGTGGTCATTGGACAGTAG
- a CDS encoding DUF1624 domain-containing protein, which produces MTTHATAGVIPQTSAAAQTATLSRITAIDALRGVALTLMALTHAAFFIGVGMQAESYGGQPVSLQSPPYWLSGLLTTLASPIFFCLAGVSLALLEQSRVRKGASSWSVSRFILARAGVIMALDLTICAWLWMGKMPYIHVLTAMGLAMIVLAGLRLLPTRVILAAAIVTLLAYQGILEVLRPQLEAGAPQSMAQALFLTYSYETLLPVGFPLLGWGPVMWLGFVLGRNLSHPLLRQPRTWVGIGAGLLALWLALRLIGGYGDLGAYRAGDPWPYFLVMSKAPPSLSYLAFKLGIAALIFAVLIAFPKGIETGLLRVLTLIGQTSLFFYVMHIVVYHLLAQAFFAINAPALPGIIYGYTIWLAGMVPLVWLCSRYRVERKKRPESVLRYL; this is translated from the coding sequence ATGACAACACACGCAACCGCAGGCGTCATCCCGCAGACCAGCGCTGCTGCGCAAACGGCAACGCTCAGTCGTATCACCGCCATCGATGCGCTGCGCGGCGTGGCGCTGACGCTCATGGCGCTGACCCATGCCGCCTTTTTCATCGGTGTTGGGATGCAGGCGGAGTCGTATGGCGGGCAGCCAGTTTCTCTGCAAAGCCCGCCCTACTGGCTCTCCGGGTTGCTTACCACGCTGGCGTCGCCGATCTTCTTCTGCCTGGCAGGCGTCAGCCTGGCGCTGCTCGAACAGTCGCGCGTGCGCAAAGGCGCGTCGAGTTGGAGTGTCAGTCGCTTTATTCTGGCGCGGGCAGGCGTCATTATGGCGCTCGATCTGACGATCTGCGCCTGGTTGTGGATGGGGAAGATGCCGTACATCCACGTGCTGACGGCGATGGGGCTGGCGATGATCGTCCTTGCCGGGCTGCGCCTGCTGCCGACGCGCGTGATCCTGGCGGCAGCCATCGTAACGCTGTTAGCGTATCAGGGGATTCTCGAAGTTCTGCGCCCTCAACTCGAAGCAGGCGCGCCGCAGAGCATGGCGCAGGCGCTCTTCCTGACGTACAGTTACGAGACATTGTTGCCGGTCGGATTCCCGTTACTGGGATGGGGTCCGGTCATGTGGCTGGGATTTGTGCTGGGGAGGAATCTGAGCCATCCGCTGTTGCGACAGCCGCGCACCTGGGTGGGAATCGGAGCGGGGTTGTTGGCGCTATGGCTGGCGCTACGGTTGATCGGCGGCTATGGCGATCTGGGGGCATACCGCGCCGGCGATCCCTGGCCGTATTTCCTGGTGATGAGCAAAGCGCCGCCGAGCCTCAGTTATCTGGCGTTCAAATTGGGAATTGCGGCGTTGATCTTCGCTGTGCTGATCGCCTTCCCAAAGGGAATTGAAACCGGTCTGTTGCGCGTGCTGACCCTGATCGGGCAAACGTCGCTCTTCTTTTATGTAATGCATATCGTTGTGTACCACCTGCTGGCACAGGCGTTCTTCGCTATCAATGCGCCTGCGTTGCCGGGCATTATCTACGGTTATACGATCTGGCTGGCGGGGATGGTTCCGCTCGTCTGGCTCTGTTCACGCTATCGTGTGGAACGAAAGAAGCGCCCGGAGAGCGTGTTGCGGTATTTGTAG